TGGTTCTTCCATTGATGACGAGCGACTGAGGCCAATCTCAAAGACATACAGCAGTCATATAATGGTCCAAGCGAAGTTGATAACGAGCTCAAAATCATGAAACTTCCATTGATGATGAGTGACTGAAGCCAGTCTCAAAGTGAAGTTGATGACATTCCACCGTCAGTAAGTAAAAGTTTGAGCTTGTCATTCAGAGTAAACTGTTAGTCTATTTCACCAACAAACTTTTTAGCAAATTAAATACAAGGAACAAGAGAGGCATGTTCTGTAATTCTAGGCAATTGTCCGAAATTAGGAAATGCTACACCATTCCttcaatgttctaaattgcaaatcAAGCCTGGTAAAGCAAATGACTGTTACCTTTAACTTTAAACAAAGAACAGACGAATAATCCAGAATACTCAACAATGTCTTTTGACATGATAATTTGGATTTCCTCCCAATATCTTTCATATTGATCCAAAATCTACACTAGAACATACAAAGTTTAAAGTTTAGTATCATAAGTCTATCAGCAGCATGAGCTCAAAGTGCCTGGCACTCTGTTATTCTATGGTGAAgaaatcaaacacaaagaatTCGAGTAAGGTATCTAATTGGAGCTGCCATCAGTCTCCTTTGCAGCAACCTCTTTCTGGAGTTTATTCTTCCAGTATTCTTCCAATGGAGGTCCAAATATTGCCTTTCCAGAGACAACACCAATACTGCAAGTTCCAAATGAACCCATTAAGACCAATTGGCAAAACCAAGTCATCATACTATTCAATTAACAACTACTCAAAATATCAGTTTGGGTGCCAAAGCAATATGCAACAGCCAACTTTAGGCCTTCATCATcaacaaattgcacaagacaaAACTTTCCTTGCCATATGACATCACCAACCAGACATGACCTCAAATTCTTGTTCATCAGGAGCAATCAAGTGGATTCTTTCACTGTATAATCAGAACAAAAATGTAGGCACAAATGGAGAACCATGTGAAGATACTAGAATTTAATGTCCCCCAAAATTTTCCATCTCATGAATTAAAAGGGTATTTCTCTGTCTAAGCAAAACGTTCAGGCTACCTTGACTGCAGTGCCAACGCCTGCCTTGCCAGAATTTGTTCAGATCATGGCCATGTCAATATAATAGATAATTGTGTCCAAAATTCAATATGGCATCAGCATATATCATAAgtaacaaaatcaaataaaataccAAGCTCTGAAGAAGATGCTCAAAATTATCTACCAGGCAACACGAGAAATTCGCACCAATACACGGGTTGACAACAAATGTCGCATCCTGTCATGCACGACAAGAGGATTTACTTACTGAAAACACCATCAGTTTGAAAAGAAACGCACCCCAAAATGCAAAGGTATTCCTTTTCCTTGAGACACTCCACCTAGCACAAAGAAATCAGTGACCAAAAAATGCACAAGGCTATTTTTTTTCTAGAAGCCTCCAATAAAGggctcattttcattttcatggcGCACAAAATTAGATCTTAGcgacaattgaattaaattatacatccacTGACTCGTGGGTAGAAATTCAACTGTTGTTTGacatttccttccaattctaaaCCATTCAAAGAGCTTCTTCAAATCCCAATTCATTAACAATTTTGGGactataataaaacaaaatcaacaaaaaagagTGAACTTTCACGCCATATCGAAGTGGGATTTAACATAAAGAACGAAGAGTAGCCAACGAATATCATCCCTAAAATTCTCAGTAGCACTATGAGGTGTAAATACTTACACAACAGCTCCAGCGACCATGGGAAACGAGAGGAACCTGCTTCGACCGAACATCTTTTTACTCGAATTCTATCGTTTGGCTTCCAATTTCAGTGCTCACCTGATTctagattttcaagtttttgagggTTTTCAGTTCTCTTGGATATCCCGCCGTAGGATCCggtaaaaaaaacaatatgcaTCTCGGATTCGGGCACCCGGATACAAGGACTAATTGTCACCGGCCACCCATTGACCCGGTAAAATTTCTCTCCCGAAAATCCCAATATATTTTGCTAATATATCTATGAATTGTATTACTTGGAGTGCAAATCCAActcccatttttttttgttattcgaAAATGATACCATACAAATTTGCCCTTCAAAATTGATGTTGATATAAATTTGAACAATCAAACTCATCACATGAATAGAAATTTCTCACTTTACGACATAATAAATTAGTATCAAAATTCAATGCTTGGACCAGTGGGAATGAACTAAAAAAATAGGTTTTAACTTGTTAGAGCAACTGCAATAGTGTTAATTTGTTAGCCCAACAAAAATCTATATTGGGtctcacttctattacataaaaagtcaaggcaaacacgtctctcaatacaatcacatcaacaaaacacatatcccaatataactacatcaacaaaacacaaattcctatacattttccttcccacccaacatggtggtcaacaaattctcatgctctccatgttgtccccaataaaactacaccaaaacataatctttcaatataaaacacatctcccaatatagccacatcagcaaaacacaaaactcaatacaaccacatcagcaaaacacaaaaccccatacatatttattggcccagacaaaataacaccattacaAGTGCTCTTAGACTATAAGGTTGACATTCTgtctttactttttcttttattttcttttatttttcccttttttttgcgcgtcaaatatatttttttacatatcaTATCTGTTTCAAagttcaataacaacaataataGAAATGCTCCTCTTCAATTTCTTCCGATAAACGCATATTTGCAGATTTTTCTCGATCCGCTTCTTCATCTTCAGAACCCAATCTCTCCTTTAGTCTTTACCACAAATTGTCAAATTGGTCAGCAAGAAGTCTAAAACTAAAAAAACCCGGGGCTAGCTAGATAGCTGCAGCATGAAATGTCTTCCAATTTTGTAGCATTTTTGTTATCATTTGtggaataaataaatacactccGTATGTACGGTTCTCCCAGACAAAAAAACcttatccagaagcagtttCATCCGACAATCAGTTACAAGAGAGGTTACCACTTACCAAAGGCAGTTAACTGACAAATctcaagcctataaatacatttcatttCACATTTGTAAACATTCATCGACACTCAACTCTAACAAGttgtcgaaccacgtaaattctgttgtcattctcttgaatctttttaCTTTATACATATTATTTACGTCAggcaaatttagcatcgacatcATTATTGAATACTCACTGAGGTAAACATGAATTTA
The window above is part of the Tripterygium wilfordii isolate XIE 37 chromosome 3, ASM1340144v1, whole genome shotgun sequence genome. Proteins encoded here:
- the LOC119988973 gene encoding uncharacterized protein LOC119988973, producing the protein MFGRSRFLSFPMVAGAVVIGVVSGKAIFGPPLEEYWKNKLQKEVAAKETDGSSN